The following are from one region of the Haloactinomyces albus genome:
- a CDS encoding branched-chain amino acid ABC transporter permease: MIEWYDAHLVLIQSTFVNLLLVLSIQVPLRMGVFSFAGVGSYGLGAYVSAILTIRYEIPAYVAIGVGILLAASIGYLLALVVSRLKGLYLAMATIAFVLILSVIATNGGELTGGAQGLYGAISDLNTLEVIMVSVVVIVLLALSERGATKRRIDAVREDPELAMSVGIPVVRLQRLSFVISGALGACAGGMNALLRTTVSPQALSFHLVVLALTMIIVGGLRSWIGALIGAVVFTWLPSMLQLAGEWQSVVYGLIVVLAAIFVPTGLLGLVQDTYRKLRRRSSRVVARDSVSGTDDTDTERALFASLGGDNRTGGSR; this comes from the coding sequence ATGATCGAATGGTATGATGCCCACCTTGTTCTGATCCAGTCCACCTTTGTGAACCTTCTGCTCGTGCTGAGTATTCAGGTGCCCCTGCGGATGGGTGTTTTCTCGTTCGCCGGGGTGGGAAGTTACGGGCTCGGTGCCTATGTGTCGGCGATCCTGACCATCCGCTACGAGATTCCTGCCTATGTGGCGATCGGTGTCGGGATTCTGCTTGCCGCCTCGATCGGCTACTTGCTCGCGTTGGTGGTCTCGCGCTTGAAAGGGCTGTATCTCGCGATGGCCACGATCGCGTTCGTGCTGATCCTGTCGGTAATCGCCACGAACGGTGGTGAACTGACCGGCGGTGCGCAGGGACTGTACGGGGCCATCAGCGACCTGAACACCCTCGAGGTGATCATGGTCAGTGTCGTGGTGATCGTGCTTCTGGCACTGTCCGAACGCGGCGCCACCAAGCGCCGTATCGATGCGGTTCGCGAGGATCCGGAGCTCGCGATGTCCGTGGGCATTCCGGTGGTACGCCTGCAAAGGCTGTCCTTTGTGATCAGCGGCGCGCTCGGGGCGTGCGCCGGCGGGATGAACGCCTTGCTGCGCACTACGGTTTCTCCGCAGGCCCTCAGCTTTCACCTGGTCGTACTCGCGTTGACCATGATCATTGTCGGTGGGCTGAGGTCGTGGATCGGTGCGCTTATCGGTGCTGTGGTCTTCACCTGGCTGCCGAGCATGCTGCAGCTCGCGGGGGAATGGCAGAGCGTGGTTTACGGTCTGATCGTTGTGCTGGCCGCGATCTTCGTACCGACAGGGCTGCTCGGACTGGTGCAGGACACTTACCGGAAGCTGCGTCGACGAAGCAGTCGAGTGGTGGCACGGGATTCCGTGTCCGGAACCGATGACACCGATACCGAGCGCGCCCTGTTCGCATCGCTCGGTGGCGACAACAGGACCGGAGGTTCTCGATGA
- a CDS encoding ABC transporter ATP-binding protein — MNAFDAEPAVLAAEDVAVHFGGIKAVDGFGLNLPAGRICGILGPNGSGKSTFLAAVTRLVSLTRGRLLLDGAEYQNAPPETLARRGLSRTFQTVRLLPDLTVLENVRLGADLHARGRGVRSWFRPDTTPEVVDEAIERTGLGTARSWRPGELSYGMARRVEIARALAAKPRVLLLDEPTAGMNQRERGEISELLRTLRGDGLAQLLVEHDVQMMVDTCDHLVAMNFGALAAEGTPADVVVHPAVQEAYLGKRGRSHA, encoded by the coding sequence ATGAATGCATTCGATGCTGAACCGGCTGTCCTCGCCGCGGAGGATGTGGCGGTGCACTTCGGCGGGATCAAGGCCGTCGACGGCTTCGGCCTGAATCTCCCCGCAGGAAGGATCTGCGGCATCCTGGGGCCGAATGGCTCCGGTAAGAGCACATTTCTTGCGGCCGTGACGCGATTGGTGTCGCTCACCCGTGGTCGGCTGCTGCTCGACGGTGCGGAATACCAAAATGCTCCCCCGGAGACTCTCGCTCGCCGTGGCCTGTCTCGGACTTTTCAGACCGTGCGGCTACTGCCCGATCTGACCGTGCTGGAGAACGTCCGGCTCGGAGCGGACCTCCACGCGCGAGGAAGGGGCGTGCGGAGCTGGTTCCGGCCGGACACGACGCCGGAAGTGGTCGACGAGGCGATCGAACGGACCGGTCTGGGCACTGCCCGCTCCTGGCGGCCGGGGGAATTGTCCTACGGAATGGCACGGCGAGTGGAGATCGCCCGAGCACTGGCGGCCAAGCCGCGGGTGCTGCTGCTCGACGAGCCCACCGCCGGGATGAACCAGCGGGAGCGTGGAGAAATTTCCGAACTGCTGCGCACACTGCGTGGTGACGGCCTCGCTCAGCTTCTCGTCGAGCACGACGTGCAGATGATGGTCGACACCTGCGACCACCTCGTGGCGATGAACTTCGGCGCGCTCGCGGCCGAAGGCACCCCCGCCGACGTGGTCGTTCATCCAGCTGTGCAGGAGGCCTACTTGGGAAAGCGGGGGCGGTCCCATGCTTGA
- a CDS encoding ABC transporter ATP-binding protein: protein MLEIHDLHVSYGRVEAVRGLSASVVPGRVTLVLGANGAGKSTTLRAATGLVPADSGEVVLDGQPITGMATHKIVRNGLVLVPEGRQVFAPLTVEENLVLGGYVAKKEQSSKELDRVYEMFPVLRERRRGPAGLLSGGEQQMLAFGRALMSAPRAMMMDEPSMGLAPAMVESVLGTVRDIANSGIALLVVEQNADMGLEIADDVVVVARGEVVFSGPAEQARSDTSVVRAFLGEAALGA from the coding sequence ATGCTTGAAATCCATGATTTGCACGTCAGTTACGGCAGGGTCGAGGCGGTGCGTGGGTTGAGTGCCTCGGTGGTTCCCGGGCGCGTCACTCTGGTGCTCGGAGCCAATGGAGCAGGCAAAAGCACGACACTGCGAGCAGCCACCGGTCTCGTTCCGGCCGACTCCGGTGAGGTGGTGCTCGATGGCCAACCGATCACAGGCATGGCCACGCACAAGATTGTGCGCAATGGGCTGGTGCTCGTTCCGGAGGGGCGACAGGTGTTCGCTCCCCTGACCGTGGAGGAGAACCTGGTCCTGGGGGGCTACGTCGCGAAGAAGGAACAATCCTCCAAGGAGCTGGATCGGGTTTACGAGATGTTCCCGGTGTTGCGTGAACGTCGGCGAGGTCCTGCCGGGTTGCTCAGCGGTGGGGAGCAGCAGATGCTCGCTTTCGGCCGGGCGCTGATGTCCGCACCGCGCGCGATGATGATGGACGAGCCGTCGATGGGGCTGGCCCCGGCGATGGTGGAGTCCGTACTCGGAACGGTTCGCGATATCGCCAATTCGGGGATCGCCTTGCTCGTGGTGGAGCAAAATGCGGACATGGGGCTTGAGATCGCTGACGATGTCGTGGTCGTGGCGCGCGGGGAAGTAGTGTTCAGCGGTCCGGCCGAGCAGGCTCGCTCGGACACCTCGGTGGTACGCGCATTCCTCGGCGAGGCCGCACTCGGAGCATGA
- a CDS encoding class I adenylate-forming enzyme family protein, with protein sequence MNIGSIPAKWAALTPNADAIFDAEKNRRLTWAQLDERIRRLANGLRDELGLGYGDRVSILAKNSIEYQELYYAAGRAGLVVQPLNWRQGVEELRRVVLDAAPKAIIISDEWLEVGEQLQSLLDVEHWLQYGPGGDGSYEDLLARASADEPRWSESVGGDDPFFILYTGGTTGESKGALHSHRSVANGMLNQTVAERIVPTDVYLMTGQMYHIPVVLAMNYMRHGCPLVLTTFDPRTSLELIESERVSAFLGITTMLNWMMAVPGFSSYDLSSLRNIQYGGGPMPSSVVKAALDSFPCTLIQGYGQTEGSTMCFLSQEDHLEAIRGIDPDRLKSCGREGFVTTVRVVDPDGRPVPKDGRTFGQIVVRSGANMVGYWNRPELTAETIRDGWMWTGDVAVWDANSYVYIVDRAKDMIISGGENIYSIQVEEAINQHPAVLECAVVGVPDDQWGESVKAFVVRKPSMKVTEPDIIDTAKVHLASYQKPRSVEFVSELPKAPTGKILKRELREPHWAAQDRRV encoded by the coding sequence TTGAATATTGGTAGTATACCCGCCAAGTGGGCGGCGCTCACTCCGAATGCCGATGCAATATTCGATGCTGAGAAGAACCGGCGCCTCACCTGGGCTCAACTCGACGAGCGAATTCGCCGGCTGGCGAACGGGCTCCGAGATGAGCTGGGACTGGGATACGGCGACCGTGTGAGTATCCTGGCCAAGAACAGTATCGAGTATCAGGAGCTGTATTATGCCGCCGGCCGAGCCGGCTTGGTCGTACAGCCACTCAACTGGCGGCAGGGGGTGGAAGAGCTCCGCAGGGTCGTACTGGATGCCGCCCCCAAAGCAATCATCATCTCCGATGAATGGCTCGAAGTCGGTGAGCAGCTGCAGTCGCTGCTGGATGTGGAACATTGGCTGCAGTACGGTCCGGGCGGTGACGGCTCCTATGAGGACTTGCTCGCCCGGGCGTCCGCCGACGAACCGCGGTGGTCGGAATCCGTAGGCGGCGACGACCCCTTCTTCATCCTGTACACCGGGGGAACGACCGGCGAGTCGAAGGGTGCGCTGCACTCGCATCGCAGCGTTGCCAACGGCATGCTGAATCAAACGGTCGCCGAACGGATCGTTCCGACCGACGTGTACCTGATGACCGGGCAGATGTACCACATCCCCGTGGTACTTGCCATGAACTACATGCGGCACGGGTGTCCCCTGGTGCTTACCACCTTCGACCCCAGAACCTCGCTGGAGCTCATCGAATCGGAGCGGGTGTCGGCGTTTCTCGGTATCACTACGATGCTGAACTGGATGATGGCCGTACCCGGATTCTCCTCCTACGACCTGTCGAGCCTGCGCAACATCCAGTACGGTGGGGGACCGATGCCCTCCAGCGTGGTCAAGGCGGCGCTGGACTCCTTCCCCTGCACGTTGATCCAGGGCTATGGCCAGACCGAAGGTTCGACGATGTGCTTCCTGTCGCAGGAGGACCACCTCGAAGCGATACGTGGCATCGATCCCGATCGGCTGAAGTCCTGCGGCCGGGAGGGGTTTGTGACGACGGTGCGGGTGGTCGACCCCGATGGTCGGCCGGTGCCCAAGGACGGCAGGACATTCGGACAGATCGTCGTTCGCTCCGGTGCGAACATGGTCGGTTATTGGAACCGTCCGGAGCTCACGGCGGAGACCATCCGCGATGGCTGGATGTGGACCGGGGATGTGGCTGTGTGGGACGCGAACAGTTACGTCTACATCGTCGACCGGGCAAAAGACATGATCATCAGTGGTGGGGAGAACATTTACTCCATCCAGGTGGAGGAGGCGATCAATCAGCATCCCGCGGTGCTCGAATGCGCCGTGGTGGGTGTTCCCGACGACCAGTGGGGCGAGTCGGTCAAGGCATTCGTGGTGCGGAAGCCATCGATGAAGGTGACTGAGCCCGACATCATCGACACGGCGAAAGTACACCTGGCCTCCTACCAGAAACCTCGCTCGGTGGAATTCGTTTCCGAACTTCCGAAGGCGCCGACCGGAAAGATCCTGAAGCGCGAGCTACGTGAGCCGCACTGGGCAGCGCAGGACCGCAGGGTGTGA
- a CDS encoding nuclear transport factor 2 family protein, which produces MAHELVEKYFEAVNTEDWDLMGRLWHHDAELIAVGQEPVHGVSAILDYFPRILSGYSEHTDTPTRHLVSDSSVVVEIRFTGCTTSGRVVTFDALDVFEFQDGLIRRLQTWYDTAKVAKLVRGPEPGYRAD; this is translated from the coding sequence TTGGCTCACGAGCTGGTCGAAAAGTACTTCGAAGCGGTCAACACCGAGGACTGGGATCTGATGGGGCGACTCTGGCACCACGATGCGGAACTGATCGCGGTCGGCCAGGAACCCGTGCACGGAGTCAGCGCTATTTTGGACTATTTTCCGAGAATCCTCAGTGGGTACTCCGAGCACACTGACACGCCGACGCGACACCTGGTTTCGGACAGCTCGGTGGTGGTCGAGATCCGGTTCACCGGGTGTACGACCTCCGGGCGTGTCGTCACGTTCGACGCACTCGACGTGTTCGAGTTCCAGGACGGGCTCATCAGGCGACTGCAAACCTGGTACGACACCGCGAAGGTCGCCAAGCTGGTGCGGGGGCCCGAGCCTGGATATCGTGCGGACTGA
- a CDS encoding pyridoxamine 5'-phosphate oxidase family protein, whose amino-acid sequence MGEVGIDDLEDLHTLNLDRADRNELIETQTECTFVFGNSSGWPSGVVMSFLHHEGTFWLTAVEDRAHARAVLDDPRVTLVISNAGTGLPGRRMLAVRGVATVHRDEAVKQWFFERFCPRFAPADSTAFKRLLDSPKRVVFQVRPVAIPASHDSRKIGGDGRGGGQTVRTDR is encoded by the coding sequence GTGGGCGAGGTAGGTATTGATGACCTGGAAGACTTGCACACACTCAATCTGGATCGGGCCGATCGCAACGAGCTCATCGAGACTCAAACCGAATGCACGTTCGTTTTCGGGAACTCATCCGGCTGGCCGAGTGGTGTGGTGATGAGTTTCCTGCATCACGAGGGAACCTTCTGGCTGACCGCCGTGGAGGATCGCGCGCATGCTCGCGCCGTGCTGGATGATCCCCGTGTGACCCTGGTGATCTCGAACGCGGGCACCGGCCTGCCCGGACGTCGTATGCTCGCGGTTCGGGGAGTGGCCACCGTACACCGGGACGAGGCCGTCAAGCAGTGGTTCTTCGAACGCTTCTGCCCCCGGTTCGCCCCCGCTGATTCCACGGCTTTCAAGAGACTCCTCGATAGTCCGAAGAGAGTGGTGTTCCAGGTTCGTCCGGTTGCGATCCCGGCAAGCCACGACTCGCGCAAGATCGGCGGAGACGGGCGCGGCGGTGGTCAAACGGTTCGAACGGACCGGTGA
- a CDS encoding nuclear transport factor 2 family protein: MVLDLITIGWRYTMDFRRPTTTAPAQTPEEAYRQLRSLADESALRNLGALYSMAVDDHDIDTVVAMFAEDGSFTRAGHTVQGHTALRDFYIGMMDRYVTTLHIPNSHVITVDDDTATGILTGQAELSLNGTLMMAAYRYDDRYARQDGRWVFAARTLKFMYVVPIEQMPTSFGDSKRIRWPETPYAEADLPEALPTWDSYKC; encoded by the coding sequence ATGGTGCTTGATTTGATCACCATCGGCTGGAGATACACGATGGACTTCCGCAGACCGACCACCACGGCACCGGCTCAGACACCGGAAGAGGCTTACCGACAACTCCGGTCCCTGGCCGACGAGAGCGCCCTGCGCAACCTCGGAGCCCTGTATTCCATGGCTGTCGACGACCACGACATCGACACCGTCGTCGCGATGTTCGCCGAGGACGGCAGCTTCACCCGGGCCGGCCACACCGTCCAGGGGCACACTGCCCTGCGAGACTTCTACATCGGCATGATGGATCGCTATGTCACGACCCTGCACATCCCGAACTCCCACGTGATCACGGTCGACGACGACACGGCAACGGGAATCCTGACCGGACAGGCCGAACTGTCGTTGAACGGCACACTCATGATGGCGGCCTACCGCTACGACGACCGCTACGCACGGCAGGACGGCCGCTGGGTTTTCGCCGCCCGTACCCTGAAGTTCATGTACGTGGTGCCGATCGAACAGATGCCGACGAGCTTCGGCGACAGCAAACGAATTCGCTGGCCGGAGACCCCGTACGCCGAAGCGGACCTCCCCGAGGCGTTGCCGACATGGGACTCCTACAAGTGCTGA